The Vitis riparia cultivar Riparia Gloire de Montpellier isolate 1030 chromosome 10, EGFV_Vit.rip_1.0, whole genome shotgun sequence genome includes a region encoding these proteins:
- the LOC117924236 gene encoding E3 ubiquitin-protein ligase COP1-like isoform X2, whose product MRCLSHALRLALPNISGGSYISIYHLLRVILSLCSKGCEVSVKELDSLMSLLVEKRRKMEQEEAETNMQILLDFLHCLRKQKLEELNEIQTDLQYVKEDINAVERHRIDLYRSRERYSVKLRMLADDPIATKAWPSLTDKHSSGIISSAHSTQGWMGAGSSQNKKADVKAQVSSHGLQRKDAYSGSDSHVTQSGLVVARKRRLHAQFNDLQDCYLQKRRHWVRQQHKQEERDTNSIREGYHAGLEDFQSVLTTFTRYSRLRVIAELRHGDLFHSANIVSSIEFDRDDELFATAGVSRRIKVFEFSSVVNEPADVHCPVVEMSTRSKLSCLSWNKYTKNHIASSDYEGIVTVWDVTTRQSVMEYEEHEKRAWSVDFSRTEPSMLVSGSDDCKVKIWCTKQEASVLNIDMKANICSVKYNPGSSIYVAVGSADHHIHYYDLRNISQPLHVFSGHRKAVSYVKFLSNNELASASTDSTLRLWDVKENMPVRTFRGHSNEKNFVGLTVNSEYIACGSETNEVFAYHKAISKPAAWHRFGSSDLDDTDDDNGSYFISAVCWKSDSPTMLTANSQGTIKVLVLAA is encoded by the exons ATGAGATGTTTGTCTCATGCCTTGAGGCTTGCTTTACCTAATATTTCAGGTGGCtcatatatatctatatatcaCTTGCTAAGAGTGATATTATCCTTGTGTAGCAAG GGTTGTGAAGTGTCAGTTAAGGAGCTAGACAGTCTGATGTCTCTGCTTGTGGAGAAGAGGAGGAAAATGGAGCAAGAAGAAGCTGAGACAAATATGCAGATTCTGCTTGATTTCTTGCATTGTCTAAGGAAGCAAAAGCTTGAAGAGCTCAACGAG atacaAACTGATCTTCAGTACGTTAAGGAGGACATAAATGCTGTAGAAAGACATAGAATAGATTTATATCGATCAAGGGAAAGATACTCAGTGAAACTGAGGATGCTGGCTGATGATCCTATTGCAACAAAAGCATGGCCTTCATTGACGGATAAGCATAGTAGTGGAATTATCTCTAGTGCCCATAGTACACAAGGCTGGATGGGTGCAGGTAGTTCACAGAACAAGAAAGCTGATGTAAAGGCTCAAGTAAGTTCTCATGGATTACAAAGAAAAGATGCTTATAGTGGGTCAGATTCACATGTTACTCAATCAGGGCTGGTTGTAGCAAGAAAAAGGCGGCTCCATGCACAG TTCAATGACCTACAAGATTGTTACTTGCAAAAACGGAGGCATTGGGTGCGGCAACAACATAAACAGGAAGAAAGGGACACAAATTCTATTCGAGAAGGTTATCATGCAGGTCTTGAGGATTTCCAATCTGTGCTAACTACATTTACGCGATATag TCGGTTGAGAGTCATTGCTGAACTTAGGCATGGGGATCTTTTTCACTCTGCCAATATTGTGTCAAG TATAGAATTTGATCGAGATGATGAATTGTTTGCTACTGCTGGAGTTTCACGGCGGATCAAAGTTTTTGAGTTTTCCTCT gTAGTGAATGAACCAGCAGATGTGCACTGTCCAGTTGTGGAAATGTCCACGCGATCAAAACTTAGTTGCTTGAGTTGGAATAAGTACACAAAGAACCATATAGCTAGCAGTGATTATGAAGGGATAGTAACTGTTTGGGATGTAACTACTCGTCAG AGTGTGATGGAATACGAGGAGCATGAAAAGCGAGCATGGAGTGTTGATTTTTCACGCACTGAACCTTCAATGCTTGTATCCGGCAGTGATGACTGCAAG GTCAAAATTTGGTGCACAAAGCAGGAAGCTAGCGTTCTTAACATTGACATGAAAGCAAATATTTGTTCGGTCAAGTATAATCCTGGATCTAGCATTTACGTCGCA GTGGGTTCTGCAGATCATCACATTCACTATTATGACCTGAGAAATATCAGCCAACCACTGCATGTCTTCAGTGGGCATAGAAAAGCTGTTTCATATGTGAAATTCTTATCTAACAATGAACTTGCTTCCGCATCCACTGACAGCACATTGCGATTGTGGGACGTAAAGGAAAATATGCCT gTTCGCACATTTAGAGGGCATTCAAATGAGAAGAATTTTGTGGGTCTCACAGTAAACAGCGAATACATTGCCTGTGGCAGTGAAACAAACGAAGTGTTCGCGTATCACAAG GCCATCTCCAAACCTGCAGCTTGGCACAGGTTTGGTTCATCTGATTTGGATGATACTGATGATGACAATGGATCATATTTCATCAGTGCTGTGTGTTGGAAGAGCGATAGCCCAACAATGTTGACTGCAAATAGCCAAGGAACGATAAAAGTCCTCGTCCTCGCTGCCTGA